ATCCCCTCCTGGCATCCGACAAAGGCCAGCCGGTTCCGGTTTATCATTGACAATAATCCCGACAGTAATGGCTAGATCAGATGAGAATATACGGTCAGTCCGTTTCCCAGTGGAAGTGGATGGCCGTCTGGCACTGCTCTCCCGTAAACTGGGCAGGACCAAGCGGCAATTGGTGATGGAGATGGTTGATTATTTTTATAGGAGCAAGAAAGACCCTGCTGACCTGAATGACGAGGTCCTGAAAAAAGAACTTTCCAGTGGGGTAAGCCGTATCCTTTCCTTTATCCGAAAACAGGAGACCGACCTATTGGTTCCCCTGTATTCCATGTTGGACGAGCTTGGTGCTGTCACCAAACAGCAATCCGGTCTAATTGATCTGATTTCCGATGAACAGCAGCAGGCATCTGAATTTCTGAAAGCAAATACGGAATATCTCGGGAGTCTGGATAAAGTCCTTAAAAAAATATTCTTGGGCATTACACAGAAACAGGAATTAAA
The DNA window shown above is from Sphingobacterium thalpophilum and carries:
- a CDS encoding BfmA/BtgA family mobilization protein, translating into MARSDENIRSVRFPVEVDGRLALLSRKLGRTKRQLVMEMVDYFYRSKKDPADLNDEVLKKELSSGVSRILSFIRKQETDLLVPLYSMLDELGAVTKQQSGLIDLISDEQQQASEFLKANTEYLGSLDKVLKKIFLGITQKQELKDGFRRILEHYIAQRETLGWPVSNAKKEELAKQVREALDKL